The Limnospira fusiformis SAG 85.79 genomic interval ATACGGAAGTGGAGCGATCGCGAGTTCCCTATAAGTGCGTCTCTGGTAAAGATAATACAGTAGATGTCAAAATTCGTGATCAGGTCTACACGCCGCAAGAAATATCGGCGATGGTGTTGCAAAAACTCAAAGAAGATGCCGAAGCCTATTTAGGGGAAACTGTTGATCAAGCGGTGATTACGGTTCCGGCTTACTTCACAGATGCTCAACGCCAGGCCACCAAGGATGCGGGGACTATTGCGGGTTTAAATGTGTTGCGTATCATCAACGAACCCACAGCAGCAGCCCTATCTTATGGTTTGGATAAACAAGACCAAGACCAAACCATTCTGGTTTTTGACCTAGGGGGAGGCACTTTTGATGTATCTATCCTCCAGTTGGGAGATGGAATTTACGAGGTAAGATCCACATCTGGGAATAACCACCTGGGAGGGGATGACTTTGATAACTGTCTGGTGATGTGGATGGTAGAAACCTTTAAAAAACAAGAAGGGATTGATCTAACATCGGACAAAATGGCTCTGCAACGGATGCGCGAAGCAGCGGAAAAAGCGAAGATCGAACTTTCTAATCGCACCAAAACCTCGATTAACTTGCCATTCATCAGTGCTGATGACTCAGGACCAAAGCACCTAGAACTAGAACTGAGTCGCTCGGAATTTGAAACTTTAGTGGGAGACCTGGTAAAAAGTACCCTCGAACCAGTAACCCAAGCCCTCAAAGATGCCAGTTTAGAACCCCAGGATATTGATAAAATCATTTTGGTGGGAGGTTCAACCAGAATTCCCGCAGTACAGCAAGCAATTAGTAAACATTTTGGCGATCGCAGTCCCGATCGCTCTGTTAACCCCGATGAAGCGGTAGCCCTAGGAGCAGCAATCCAAGCCGGGATTTTGGGAGGAGAAGTCAAAGACCTACTGCTTTTGGATGTCACCCCTTTGTCCCTGGGTTTAGAAACCCTAGGGGAAGTGTTCACCAAAATCATCGAACGCAATACTACCATTCCCACCAG includes:
- the dnaK gene encoding molecular chaperone DnaK: MGKVIGIDLGTTNSCVAVLEGGKPVVISSSEGGRTTPSIVGFGKYGDRLIGQLGKRQAVTNAENTIFSIKRFIGRRWEDTEVERSRVPYKCVSGKDNTVDVKIRDQVYTPQEISAMVLQKLKEDAEAYLGETVDQAVITVPAYFTDAQRQATKDAGTIAGLNVLRIINEPTAAALSYGLDKQDQDQTILVFDLGGGTFDVSILQLGDGIYEVRSTSGNNHLGGDDFDNCLVMWMVETFKKQEGIDLTSDKMALQRMREAAEKAKIELSNRTKTSINLPFISADDSGPKHLELELSRSEFETLVGDLVKSTLEPVTQALKDASLEPQDIDKIILVGGSTRIPAVQQAISKHFGDRSPDRSVNPDEAVALGAAIQAGILGGEVKDLLLLDVTPLSLGLETLGEVFTKIIERNTTIPTSRSQMFSTATDGQTSVEIHVLQGERAMVKDNKSLGKFLLTGIPPAKRGVPQIEVSFDIDANGILKVSAIDRGTGREQSIQITNTGGLSETEIERMRQEAELYAEEDEAHRLIAELKNQSQTLFYNCKVTLKNNAKAISNELKERTRTEAAALKKAVNDPKISLGDMQRQVESFQNLLYELGSAVYAAHEQGDRGNGSATEEPQMLDSEEDESTDSDMDSEIGNSDETESKELEGSESQSLGGS